From one Streptomyces sp. Q6 genomic stretch:
- a CDS encoding NAD(P)H-dependent oxidoreductase — protein sequence MSSTTPLRVAVVIGSTREGRLAPTVGAWFADRARGHSPHTHFDVIDLADLDLPDTHPSWGHQRTPAQAELAARVEDADAYVIVTPEYNHSFPAHLKHFIDLHHTEWKAKPVGFVSYGGVAGGLRAVEQLRLVFAELHCATVRDGVSFHKVTGDHFAEGGLAHDERGAAGAAKVMLDQLDWWARALRTARAQTPYR from the coding sequence GCGAAGGCCGCCTCGCCCCCACCGTCGGCGCCTGGTTCGCTGACCGCGCCCGCGGCCACTCCCCCCACACCCACTTCGACGTCATCGACCTCGCCGACCTGGACCTCCCGGACACCCATCCGAGCTGGGGACACCAACGCACCCCCGCCCAGGCCGAGTTGGCGGCCCGCGTCGAGGACGCCGACGCCTATGTGATCGTCACCCCCGAGTACAACCACAGCTTCCCCGCCCACCTGAAGCACTTCATCGACCTCCACCACACCGAGTGGAAGGCCAAGCCGGTCGGCTTCGTCTCGTACGGGGGCGTGGCGGGCGGCCTGCGCGCGGTGGAGCAACTGCGCCTGGTCTTCGCCGAGTTGCACTGCGCCACGGTCCGCGACGGCGTCAGCTTCCACAAGGTCACCGGCGACCACTTCGCCGAGGGCGGCCTGGCCCACGACGAGCGGGGCGCGGCCGGCGCCGCCAAGGTCATGCTCGACCAGCTGGACTGGTGGGCCCGCGCCCTGCGCACCGCACGGGCCCAGACCCCGTACCGCTAG
- a CDS encoding GNAT family N-acetyltransferase, protein MDYEIRPLRADEWALAKELRLAALRDEAAPIAFQESYEEARARSDSFWRDRAAGNARGTDSRMFVAVAPDGRFAGSVVLLVERAGAKDYLGTVVDRTQGVIVGVYVRPEARGGAVIRGLFDAAVAWAWTLDGVDRVRLYVHEDNARAEACYRRYGFVPTGEVTPMASDPSRMEREMEFEKP, encoded by the coding sequence ATGGACTACGAGATTCGCCCGTTGCGTGCCGATGAGTGGGCCCTGGCGAAGGAGTTGCGGCTCGCCGCGCTGCGGGACGAGGCCGCGCCGATCGCCTTCCAGGAGTCGTACGAAGAGGCTCGCGCGCGGTCGGACTCCTTCTGGCGGGACCGGGCCGCGGGGAACGCGCGCGGCACGGACTCCCGGATGTTCGTGGCGGTCGCCCCCGACGGGCGGTTCGCGGGCAGCGTCGTGCTGCTCGTGGAGCGGGCCGGGGCGAAGGACTACCTCGGCACGGTCGTGGACCGCACCCAGGGCGTGATCGTCGGCGTGTACGTACGGCCCGAGGCGCGCGGCGGCGCCGTGATCCGGGGGCTGTTCGACGCGGCCGTGGCATGGGCCTGGACGCTCGACGGGGTGGACCGCGTGCGGCTGTACGTCCACGAGGACAACGCGCGGGCCGAGGCGTGCTACCGCCGGTACGGCTTCGTGCCCACCGGAGAGGTCACCCCGATGGCGAGCGACCCCTCGCGGATGGAGCGCGAGATGGAGTTCGAGAAGCCCTAG
- a CDS encoding MarR family transcriptional regulator, with product MADTPGGPTAEPTLEEQIAAYQREFQDLDPQVEQIVSALGRLNRRMNVAYGRQTSEIGISNAEWEVLKALVLSGAPYRMGPGDLAKRLGLTPAAMTHRIDRMVQEGLVTRDRDESNRVRVIVELTAEGREKWLAAMRLASVFEEDLLQDLTPAERGALGEVLTRLLRRVEDAQPDAGGRLNDLD from the coding sequence ATGGCGGACACCCCCGGCGGGCCGACAGCCGAGCCGACCCTCGAAGAGCAGATCGCCGCGTACCAGCGCGAGTTCCAGGACCTCGACCCCCAGGTCGAGCAGATCGTCTCGGCGCTCGGCAGACTCAACCGCCGCATGAACGTGGCGTACGGCCGGCAGACCTCGGAGATCGGCATCAGCAACGCCGAGTGGGAGGTCCTCAAGGCCCTGGTCCTCTCGGGCGCCCCCTATCGGATGGGCCCCGGCGACCTTGCCAAGCGGCTCGGCCTCACCCCCGCCGCGATGACCCACCGCATCGACCGCATGGTCCAGGAGGGCCTGGTCACGCGGGACCGCGACGAGAGCAACCGCGTCCGCGTCATCGTCGAGCTCACCGCCGAGGGCCGCGAGAAGTGGCTGGCCGCGATGCGCCTGGCCTCGGTCTTCGAGGAGGACCTCCTCCAGGACCTCACCCCCGCGGAGCGCGGCGCACTCGGCGAGGTCCTCACCCGCCTGCTGCGCCGCGTGGAGGACGCCCAGCCGGACGCCGGCGGCCGCCTCAACGACCTCGACTGA
- a CDS encoding MFS transporter encodes MGAAMRRIQVGSALSAFGIGFTVPFLYVYVAEVRELGAGAAGIVLAAFAMAALIVLPFTGRAIDRRGPLPVLVAASVVASVGALSLGLANSEATAIAAAAVLGAGTAVLQPALATMIVWCSAPETRTRSFAMQFFLQNLGLGIGGLIGGQIVDESRPDSFLLLFGIEAVMFLVLAGVVLTVRIPHAPGIGDAVPKGQGGGGLRTLLGHRAMVQLCVLGFVLFFACYGQFESGLSAYGVEAAGISPSTLGIALAANTAMIVVAQFAVLKFVERRKRSRVIASVGLIWAVAWIAAGYAGLGGGSQAMATAAFISTYALFGLGEAMLSPTVAPLVADLAPAGMVGSYNSAFALVKQLALAVGPAVGGPMGAALHGPYIVTFVLFSLGITVLALRLGKRLTPVQNQPSLAGSRVVAQSVPEPAAAEA; translated from the coding sequence ATGGGCGCGGCGATGCGCCGGATCCAGGTGGGCAGCGCGCTGAGCGCGTTCGGCATCGGCTTCACGGTTCCGTTCCTCTACGTGTATGTGGCGGAGGTCAGGGAGCTGGGGGCCGGGGCGGCCGGCATCGTGCTGGCCGCGTTCGCCATGGCCGCCCTCATCGTCCTGCCCTTCACCGGTCGCGCGATCGACCGGCGCGGACCGCTGCCCGTACTGGTGGCGGCGTCCGTCGTGGCGTCCGTCGGTGCGCTGAGCCTGGGGCTCGCGAACAGTGAGGCGACCGCGATCGCCGCGGCCGCCGTGCTGGGTGCGGGTACCGCCGTGCTCCAGCCCGCGCTCGCGACGATGATCGTGTGGTGCTCGGCGCCGGAGACACGGACGCGCTCCTTCGCCATGCAGTTCTTCCTCCAGAACCTGGGTCTCGGTATCGGCGGCCTCATCGGCGGCCAGATCGTGGACGAGAGCCGCCCGGACAGCTTCCTGCTGCTCTTCGGCATCGAGGCCGTGATGTTCCTGGTGCTCGCCGGTGTCGTCCTGACCGTACGGATCCCGCACGCGCCCGGCATCGGTGACGCGGTGCCGAAGGGGCAGGGCGGGGGCGGGCTGCGGACGCTGCTCGGGCACCGGGCGATGGTGCAGCTGTGCGTGCTCGGCTTCGTCCTGTTCTTCGCCTGCTACGGGCAGTTCGAGTCGGGGCTGAGTGCCTACGGTGTCGAGGCGGCCGGGATCTCCCCGTCCACGCTGGGCATCGCGCTGGCCGCCAACACGGCCATGATCGTCGTCGCGCAGTTCGCCGTGCTCAAGTTCGTCGAGCGCAGGAAGCGGTCGCGGGTCATCGCCTCCGTCGGGCTGATCTGGGCCGTCGCCTGGATCGCGGCGGGGTACGCGGGGCTCGGGGGCGGCAGCCAGGCCATGGCCACCGCCGCGTTCATCTCCACGTACGCGCTGTTCGGGCTCGGTGAGGCGATGCTGTCGCCGACCGTGGCGCCGCTGGTCGCCGATCTCGCGCCGGCCGGAATGGTCGGCTCGTACAACTCGGCCTTCGCGCTGGTCAAGCAGCTCGCGCTGGCCGTCGGTCCGGCCGTGGGCGGGCCGATGGGGGCCGCGCTGCACGGCCCGTACATCGTGACGTTCGTGCTGTTCTCGCTGGGGATCACGGTCCTCGCGCTGCGGCTCGGGAAGCGGCTGACCCCCGTACAGAACCAGCCGTCGCTGGCGGGGAGCCGGGTCGTGGCGCAGAGCGTGCCGGAGCCGGCCGCAGCGGAGGCGTGA
- a CDS encoding class I SAM-dependent methyltransferase, with product MSDASAGFHLTGNAPERYERYVAPIMAPFVTALVDSAGLAPGDSVLDLACGTGFTARLAAARVGPTGRVHGADVNAAMLTVALAHRPHLYPDIEFTEAPAEHLPYDDDLFDAVLCQQGVQFFPDLATALGEAARVTRPGGRFAATTWTHPDRSPYFTAQHEAVDRYAGPDAATDFTAAFRCTGDVVAEALHKAGFHDATSRVLTLDVTLPPLAGFAAGHLSALPWGRRIAEAHGEQALKETGRVLAARFADRTSPDGTVTLPFTATLTTATR from the coding sequence ATGAGCGACGCCTCAGCAGGTTTCCACCTCACCGGCAACGCCCCCGAGCGCTACGAGCGGTACGTCGCCCCGATCATGGCGCCGTTCGTCACCGCGCTCGTCGACAGCGCGGGTCTCGCCCCCGGCGACTCCGTCCTCGACCTGGCCTGCGGCACGGGCTTCACCGCCCGGCTCGCCGCGGCCCGGGTCGGCCCGACCGGCCGGGTGCACGGCGCGGACGTCAACGCGGCGATGCTCACGGTCGCCCTCGCGCACCGGCCGCACCTCTACCCCGACATCGAGTTCACCGAGGCTCCCGCCGAGCACCTGCCGTACGACGACGACCTCTTCGACGCGGTCCTGTGCCAGCAGGGCGTGCAGTTCTTCCCCGACCTCGCGACGGCGCTCGGCGAGGCGGCCCGGGTCACGCGCCCCGGCGGCCGGTTCGCCGCCACGACCTGGACGCATCCGGACCGTTCCCCCTACTTCACCGCACAGCACGAGGCCGTCGACCGGTACGCGGGTCCGGACGCCGCGACCGACTTCACCGCGGCGTTCCGCTGCACCGGCGACGTCGTCGCCGAGGCGCTGCACAAGGCGGGCTTCCACGACGCGACGTCCCGCGTCCTCACGCTCGACGTGACGCTGCCCCCGCTCGCCGGCTTCGCGGCGGGCCATCTGTCGGCGCTGCCGTGGGGCCGCAGGATCGCCGAGGCGCACGGGGAGCAGGCGCTGAAGGAGACCGGCCGTGTCCTCGCCGCCCGCTTCGCGGACCGCACGTCCCCCGACGGCACGGTGACGCTCCCCTTCACGGCGACGCTGACGACCGCGACCCGCTGA
- a CDS encoding ATP-binding SpoIIE family protein phosphatase — MNFTRWSARLPGTQRRAAARVDHGVPQRGDGAVPAARAEQLPTDELPEDGGGGVVGELPVREVLDRIPALVALVHGPEHRVAYVNDAYTAAFGDRPTGEPAREALPELADLSLLPLLDQVLRSAKPRTVKSRKAAGGRSYTITCTPLETAEGPGVLIFAADVTDHAEAAERLRTSEREQRETAVTLQRSLLPQELEEPDDLRIAATYQPGGTEAAVGGDWYDVITLGGGRTALVIGDVMGRGVRAAAVMGQLRTAVRAYARLDLPPHEVLQLLDGLATEIDPQQIATCVYAVHDPNEGRLVYASAGHLPILVRDENGTIHRAEEPTGPPLGTGGWLHTSGSVPLGPGSTAVMYTDGLVERRDEDIDEGVAALERALGGATGTPQVVCDRLIRALGVTADHDDDVAVLVLQHPARKGADGELFRNAALELLGGVEAAPRARAFASGVLSSWRFTPELHDLGVLAASELVANSLQHGTPPMRLRLRRTDRRLIIEVTDGDDHLPRRRRADPADETGRGIAIVATITSNWGSRRTPGGGKAVWCEFVLPRATG; from the coding sequence GTGAACTTCACGCGCTGGAGCGCCCGGCTCCCCGGAACGCAGCGCCGCGCCGCGGCGCGGGTCGACCACGGCGTACCCCAGCGAGGCGACGGCGCGGTGCCCGCGGCCCGCGCCGAGCAGCTGCCGACCGACGAACTCCCCGAGGACGGCGGCGGTGGCGTCGTCGGCGAGCTGCCCGTCCGCGAGGTCCTCGACCGCATCCCGGCCCTGGTCGCCCTGGTGCACGGCCCGGAGCACCGCGTCGCGTACGTCAACGACGCGTACACCGCGGCCTTCGGCGACCGCCCCACCGGCGAACCGGCCCGCGAGGCCCTGCCCGAACTCGCCGACCTGAGCCTGCTGCCCCTGCTCGACCAGGTGCTGCGCAGCGCGAAGCCGCGCACGGTCAAGTCCCGCAAGGCCGCCGGCGGCCGCTCGTACACGATCACCTGCACTCCGCTGGAGACCGCGGAGGGCCCCGGCGTGCTGATCTTCGCGGCCGACGTCACCGACCACGCGGAGGCCGCCGAGCGGCTGCGGACCAGCGAGCGCGAGCAGCGCGAGACGGCCGTCACCCTCCAGCGTTCCCTGCTGCCCCAGGAGCTGGAGGAGCCCGACGACCTGCGGATCGCCGCCACCTACCAGCCCGGCGGCACCGAGGCCGCGGTCGGCGGCGACTGGTACGACGTCATCACCCTCGGCGGCGGCCGCACGGCCCTGGTCATCGGCGACGTCATGGGCCGCGGTGTCCGCGCGGCGGCCGTCATGGGCCAGCTCCGCACGGCGGTCCGCGCCTACGCCCGCCTCGACCTGCCCCCGCACGAGGTACTGCAACTCCTCGACGGCCTGGCCACGGAGATCGACCCGCAGCAGATCGCCACCTGCGTCTACGCCGTCCACGACCCGAACGAGGGCCGCCTGGTCTACGCGTCCGCGGGCCATCTCCCCATCCTCGTACGCGACGAGAACGGCACGATCCACCGCGCCGAGGAGCCCACGGGCCCGCCGCTCGGCACCGGCGGCTGGCTGCACACCTCGGGCTCGGTGCCGCTCGGCCCCGGCTCGACCGCCGTCATGTACACCGACGGTCTGGTGGAGCGCAGGGACGAGGACATCGACGAGGGCGTGGCCGCGCTCGAACGGGCGCTGGGCGGTGCGACCGGCACGCCCCAGGTCGTCTGCGACCGGCTGATCCGCGCGCTCGGCGTCACCGCGGACCACGACGACGACGTCGCGGTCCTGGTCCTCCAGCACCCGGCCCGCAAGGGCGCGGACGGCGAACTGTTCCGCAACGCGGCGCTCGAACTCCTCGGCGGCGTCGAGGCGGCACCGCGCGCGCGGGCCTTCGCCTCCGGCGTCCTGTCGAGCTGGCGCTTCACCCCGGAACTCCACGACCTGGGCGTCCTCGCCGCGAGCGAGCTCGTCGCCAACTCGCTCCAGCACGGCACCCCACCGATGCGGCTGCGGCTGCGCCGCACGGACCGCCGCCTGATCATCGAGGTGACCGACGGCGACGACCACCTGCCCCGTCGCCGCAGAGCGGACCCGGCGGACGAGACGGGCCGGGGCATCGCCATCGTCGCGACGATCACCTCGAACTGGGGCTCGCGGCGCACGCCGGGCGGCGGCAAGGCGGTGTGGTGCGAGTTCGTCCTCCCGCGCGCCACGGGCTGA
- a CDS encoding NAD(P)/FAD-dependent oxidoreductase, which produces MRHGRVRAANKRGTTPEPPRGARILVVGGGYVGMYTALRLQKKLKHELRSGAVEIVVITPDPYMTYQPFLPEAAAGSISPRHVVVPLRRVLDQCHVIVGEVVAVDHTKRSATYTTLASDEEGTGPAALPYDELVLAPGSISRTLPVPGLADHGIGFKTVEEAVGLRNHVIEQLDIASSTRDPAIRDAALTFVFVGGGYAGVEALGELEDMARYAAKYYHNVKPEDLKWILVEASDRILPEVGPEMGRYTIRELRGRNIDVRLETRLESCENRVAVLSDGSRFPTRTVVWTAGVKPSPLLAATDLPLNERGRLKCTAQLAVDGAPHAWGAGDAAAVPDVTAPGKECAPNAQHAVRQARTLAENIAASLRGQPLTDYEHAYVGSVASLGLHKGVAHVYGRKVKGYPAWFMHRVYHLSRVPTVNRKARVLTEWTLSGLFKREIVSLGSLEQPRAEFELAAGAVPPEDPSAPPSGSPKGSP; this is translated from the coding sequence ATGCGTCATGGGAGGGTGAGGGCTGCAAACAAGCGGGGGACGACCCCCGAACCCCCGAGGGGTGCGCGCATTCTCGTTGTCGGCGGCGGCTACGTCGGGATGTACACGGCCCTGCGCCTCCAGAAGAAGCTCAAACACGAGCTCAGGAGCGGCGCGGTGGAGATCGTCGTGATCACCCCCGACCCGTACATGACGTACCAGCCGTTCCTGCCCGAGGCCGCCGCGGGCTCCATCTCGCCGCGCCACGTCGTCGTCCCGCTGCGCCGCGTCCTCGACCAGTGCCACGTCATCGTCGGCGAGGTCGTCGCCGTCGACCACACCAAGCGCAGCGCCACGTACACCACCCTCGCCAGCGACGAGGAGGGCACCGGCCCGGCCGCGCTCCCGTACGACGAACTGGTCCTCGCGCCCGGCTCGATCTCGCGCACCCTCCCGGTCCCCGGACTCGCCGACCACGGCATCGGGTTCAAGACGGTCGAGGAGGCCGTCGGCCTGCGCAACCACGTCATCGAGCAGCTCGACATCGCGTCCTCCACCCGCGACCCGGCGATCCGCGACGCGGCGCTCACCTTCGTCTTCGTGGGCGGCGGGTACGCGGGCGTCGAGGCGCTCGGCGAGCTGGAGGACATGGCCCGGTACGCGGCGAAGTACTACCACAACGTGAAACCCGAGGACCTGAAGTGGATCCTCGTCGAGGCCAGCGACCGGATCCTCCCCGAAGTCGGCCCGGAAATGGGCCGGTACACGATCCGTGAACTGCGCGGCCGCAACATCGACGTACGCCTGGAGACCCGCCTCGAATCCTGCGAGAACCGGGTCGCCGTGCTCAGCGACGGCTCCCGCTTCCCCACGCGTACGGTCGTGTGGACGGCCGGCGTCAAACCGAGTCCGCTGCTCGCCGCCACGGACCTGCCGCTGAACGAACGCGGCCGCCTCAAGTGCACCGCGCAGCTCGCCGTGGACGGCGCCCCGCACGCGTGGGGCGCGGGCGACGCCGCGGCCGTCCCCGACGTCACCGCGCCCGGCAAGGAGTGCGCGCCCAACGCCCAGCACGCCGTGCGCCAGGCCAGGACCCTCGCCGAGAACATCGCGGCCTCCCTGCGCGGGCAGCCGCTCACCGACTACGAGCACGCCTACGTGGGCTCGGTGGCCTCGCTCGGCCTCCACAAAGGCGTCGCACACGTCTACGGACGCAAGGTGAAGGGCTACCCTGCCTGGTTCATGCACCGCGTCTACCACCTCAGCCGGGTGCCCACCGTCAACCGGAAGGCCCGCGTCCTGACCGAATGGACCCTCTCAGGACTGTTCAAGAGGGAGATCGTCTCGCTGGGTTCCCTGGAGCAGCCGCGCGCCGAGTTCGAACTCGCGGCCGGTGCCGTCCCTCCTGAGGACCCTTCCGCACCGCCGTCCGGCAGCCCGAAAGGGTCGCCCTGA
- a CDS encoding helix-turn-helix domain-containing protein, translating to MHIQDSHWTSASAVAPSGVAGGANGRGASDSSRNTPLRVDAQRNLEHVLRAAREVFGELGYGAPMEDVARRARVGVGTVYRRFPSKDVLVRRIAEEETSRLTDQARTALGQEDEPWSALSRFLRTSVASGAGRLLPPQVLRVGVADEGAERDETRVPQQRAAADGPELRLVEQRTPVQDGVPADDAGAAALLEVVGRLVDRAREAGELRSDVTVSDVLLVIATAAPSLPDAAQQQAASSRLLDILLEGLRSRPA from the coding sequence ATGCACATTCAGGACTCTCATTGGACCTCAGCGTCTGCCGTCGCGCCTTCGGGCGTCGCCGGAGGCGCCAACGGGCGCGGTGCGAGCGACAGTTCGCGCAACACGCCCCTGCGCGTGGACGCACAGCGCAATCTCGAACACGTGCTGCGCGCGGCCCGCGAGGTCTTCGGCGAGCTGGGGTACGGGGCACCCATGGAGGACGTGGCGCGTCGCGCCCGCGTCGGTGTGGGCACGGTCTACCGGCGCTTCCCCAGCAAGGACGTACTGGTGCGACGGATCGCCGAGGAGGAGACCTCCCGGCTGACCGACCAGGCGCGGACGGCGCTCGGCCAGGAGGACGAGCCGTGGTCGGCGCTCTCGCGCTTCCTGCGGACCTCGGTGGCCTCGGGCGCGGGCCGGCTGCTGCCGCCCCAGGTGCTGCGCGTGGGCGTCGCGGACGAAGGCGCCGAGCGGGACGAGACCAGGGTTCCGCAGCAGCGGGCCGCGGCGGACGGGCCCGAGCTGCGGCTCGTGGAGCAGCGGACGCCGGTGCAGGACGGTGTGCCCGCGGACGACGCGGGGGCGGCGGCGCTGCTCGAGGTCGTGGGGCGGCTCGTGGACCGGGCGCGCGAGGCCGGCGAACTGCGGTCGGACGTGACCGTCTCGGACGTGCTGCTCGTCATCGCGACGGCGGCGCCCTCGCTGCCGGACGCGGCGCAGCAGCAGGCGGCGTCCTCGCGGCTGCTGGACATCCTTCTGGAAGGGCTGCGCTCGCGGCCCGCATAG